One Pseudonocardia sp. HH130630-07 genomic window carries:
- a CDS encoding IS256 family transposase, with amino-acid sequence MSENQPDPDGETAAARRLAEALDPSAIDALLADAKAAGTPIDGVDGLLNQMTKAVLERSLQTEMTHHLGYDRDDPAGHGTGNSRNGSATKKVSTTNGPVTISVPRDRNGEFEPQIVPKRARRVGQIDELVLSCYARGMSTRDIEAHLLEVYGVEASRELISNITDVVTDEIEIWRNRPVDEVYPIVYIDGIRIKIRDKAAVTIKSAHLVIGVDVEGRKHALGCWIAETEGAKFWHAVLTQLRNRGLRDILIACCDGLSGLPEAITSVFPDAVVQTCVVHVIRNAMRFVSYQDRKKIVKSMKTIYTAPTVEAAELALKDLDTEWGRQYPGVLDVWRRAWNEFIPFLDYPPELRRIVYTTNTIESINFQLRKITKTRGHFPSDEAAMKLLYLGLRNIPSKRGGESGTGTHGWKTALNTLVVLFPGRLPL; translated from the coding sequence GTGAGCGAGAACCAACCCGATCCCGACGGTGAGACCGCGGCTGCCCGCCGGCTTGCCGAGGCGCTCGACCCGTCGGCGATCGACGCGCTGTTGGCCGATGCGAAGGCCGCCGGTACCCCGATCGACGGCGTCGACGGACTGCTCAACCAGATGACCAAGGCCGTGCTCGAACGGTCGCTGCAGACCGAGATGACCCACCACCTCGGCTATGACCGCGACGACCCCGCCGGACACGGTACCGGCAATTCGCGTAATGGCAGCGCTACCAAGAAGGTGTCGACCACGAACGGGCCGGTGACGATCAGCGTGCCGCGGGACCGGAATGGCGAGTTCGAGCCGCAGATCGTGCCGAAACGCGCCCGTCGGGTCGGCCAGATCGACGAGCTGGTGCTCTCCTGTTACGCCCGCGGAATGTCGACCCGCGACATCGAAGCGCACCTGCTCGAAGTGTACGGGGTGGAGGCGTCACGGGAACTGATCTCGAACATCACCGATGTGGTGACCGACGAGATCGAGATCTGGCGGAATCGGCCGGTCGACGAGGTCTACCCGATCGTCTATATCGACGGTATCCGAATCAAGATCCGGGACAAGGCCGCGGTCACGATCAAGAGCGCGCACCTGGTCATCGGCGTGGACGTCGAGGGCCGCAAGCACGCGCTGGGCTGCTGGATCGCCGAGACCGAGGGCGCGAAGTTCTGGCACGCGGTGCTCACCCAGCTGCGCAACCGCGGGCTGCGCGACATCCTGATCGCCTGCTGCGATGGCCTGAGTGGTCTTCCTGAAGCCATCACCAGCGTCTTCCCCGACGCCGTCGTCCAGACATGCGTGGTGCACGTGATCCGCAACGCGATGCGGTTCGTGTCCTACCAGGACCGGAAGAAGATCGTGAAGTCCATGAAGACGATCTACACCGCGCCCACCGTCGAGGCCGCCGAGCTCGCCCTGAAGGATCTTGACACCGAGTGGGGACGACAGTACCCGGGAGTGCTCGACGTCTGGCGTCGTGCGTGGAACGAGTTCATTCCGTTCCTCGACTACCCGCCCGAACTACGGCGGATCGTCTACACCACCAACACCATCGAATCCATCAACTTCCAACTCCGGAAAATCACAAAGACTCGCGGGCACTTCCCGTCGGACGAGGCGGCGATGAAGCTACTCTACCTCGGCCTGCGGAACATTCCGAGCAAGAGAGGAGGTGAGTCCGGAACCGGAACACATGGCTGGAAAACAGCCCTGAACACCCTGGTCGTCCTCTTCCCTGGACGACTTCCTCTGTGA
- a CDS encoding ISAs1 family transposase translates to MQLWSEQLRCNLRDLLTQKLAGQVEKGSLSIAALCDQVGGAELPDPVELAPDLAEALSRVVDPRHRRGVRHRLVVVLTVAVCAVAAGARSFVAVAEWVTDLPADVAACLSVDRRCPSESTIRRILGRIDADRFDAVIGAFVQRLCAARVPAGRRRVLAVDGKTVRGSRHTDREGNVVAGRHLLSVIDQDTRVVLGQIDVAGNTNEITAFAPLLGTLTSMDLTGVVVTAGALHTQREHVEYLHDRGAHWVLTVKGNQPEPVTVPV, encoded by the coding sequence GTGCAGCTGTGGTCAGAGCAGTTGCGCTGCAACCTTCGCGATCTCCTGACGCAGAAGCTCGCTGGTCAGGTTGAAAAAGGCTCATTGTCGATCGCTGCCCTCTGCGACCAGGTGGGCGGGGCGGAGCTACCTGATCCGGTCGAGTTGGCCCCGGATCTGGCCGAGGCACTGAGCAGGGTGGTCGATCCGCGTCACCGTCGCGGGGTCCGACACAGGCTGGTCGTGGTGCTGACCGTCGCGGTGTGCGCAGTTGCGGCCGGTGCCCGATCGTTCGTTGCGGTCGCCGAGTGGGTCACCGACCTGCCGGCCGACGTCGCCGCTTGCCTGAGCGTGGACCGTCGGTGTCCGTCGGAGTCCACGATCCGCCGGATCCTGGGCCGGATCGACGCCGACCGGTTCGACGCGGTGATCGGCGCGTTCGTGCAGCGCCTGTGCGCGGCCAGGGTGCCTGCCGGTCGACGTCGTGTGCTCGCGGTGGACGGCAAGACCGTGCGCGGGTCACGTCACACCGACCGTGAGGGGAACGTGGTCGCGGGCAGGCACCTGCTCTCGGTGATCGACCAGGACACCCGCGTGGTGCTCGGGCAGATCGATGTCGCGGGCAATACCAACGAGATCACCGCGTTCGCACCGCTGCTCGGCACTCTGACCAGCATGGATCTGACCGGCGTGGTCGTGACCGCGGGCGCGCTACATACCCAACGCGAGCATGTCGAGTACCTCCACGACCGTGGTGCGCACTGGGTGCTCACGGTCAAGGGCAACCAGCCCGAGCCTGTCACGGTTCCCGTGTAA
- a CDS encoding winged helix-turn-helix domain-containing protein: MQARARHSDDQGWRENRHDHHKGRARTSISAACRRSSAPTYRDFADPLPRRELPEIRSQFVRMVDDGIGRESIMSALRLKRATYFQWRRLYREGGVQALAVKPLPGAKSKLTEQQTSQLRSWLVGRDPRQFQFDFALWTRVIVGELMKTRFGVEMTPQGIGQLLRRIGLSPQRPLYRASQQDPEAVRRWRIEEFPAIRAQAQREGAQAVLR, translated from the coding sequence ATGCAGGCGCGGGCACGACACTCCGATGATCAAGGCTGGCGTGAGAACCGCCATGATCACCACAAGGGTCGTGCCCGCACCTCTATCTCGGCCGCGTGTCGTCGCAGCTCAGCGCCCACTTACCGCGACTTTGCCGACCCCCTGCCGCGTCGTGAGCTGCCAGAGATTCGTTCGCAGTTCGTGCGGATGGTGGATGACGGGATCGGGCGCGAGTCGATCATGTCGGCGCTACGGCTGAAGCGTGCCACGTACTTTCAATGGCGGCGTCTGTACCGGGAGGGCGGGGTGCAGGCGCTGGCCGTGAAGCCCTTGCCGGGGGCGAAATCGAAGCTGACTGAACAGCAGACATCGCAATTGCGGAGTTGGCTGGTCGGGCGTGATCCGCGCCAGTTCCAGTTCGACTTCGCGTTGTGGACCCGGGTGATCGTCGGTGAGTTGATGAAGACCCGGTTCGGGGTGGAGATGACCCCGCAGGGGATCGGGCAACTGCTGCGTCGTATCGGGCTGTCGCCGCAGCGACCGTTGTACCGGGCCAGTCAGCAGGACCCAGAAGCGGTCCGCCGGTGGCGAATCGAGGAGTTCCCCGCGATCCGGGCCCAAGCCCAGCGTGAGGGGGCTCAAGCTGTACTTCGGTGA
- a CDS encoding IS630 family transposase — MRGLKLYFGDEAGVRTDHHAGTTWAPVGQTPVVEATAERAGFNMISAVTPLGVLHFDVFTGRFDATIFVEFLKKLMHDAPGPVFLILDNHSVHKARLVRDYVASLRGRLKLFFLPPYAPELNPDEWVWKNVKHDQVGRAAVTRQSEFFELVVRALERLQRLPDVVRGFFRDPSLAYISG; from the coding sequence GTGAGGGGGCTCAAGCTGTACTTCGGTGACGAGGCCGGCGTGCGAACCGACCATCACGCAGGTACGACGTGGGCGCCGGTCGGACAGACGCCGGTGGTGGAAGCGACCGCCGAGCGCGCCGGGTTCAACATGATCTCGGCTGTTACCCCACTCGGAGTACTTCATTTTGACGTATTCACCGGCCGGTTCGACGCCACCATCTTCGTTGAGTTCCTTAAGAAACTCATGCATGACGCCCCCGGCCCCGTGTTCCTGATCCTGGACAACCACTCCGTCCACAAGGCCCGCCTCGTCCGAGACTACGTCGCATCGCTCCGCGGCCGATTGAAGCTGTTCTTCCTCCCGCCGTACGCACCTGAACTCAACCCCGACGAGTGGGTATGGAAGAACGTCAAACACGATCAGGTCGGCCGCGCAGCCGTCACCCGACAATCGGAGTTCTTCGAGCTCGTGGTGCGCGCACTTGAACGCCTCCAGAGACTGCCCGACGTTGTCCGTGGCTTCTTCCGTGATCCATCGCTGGCCTACATCAGCGGATGA
- a CDS encoding HARBI1 family protein codes for MLPIGEPTASLLSRLLAEERFRRGTRSGRRALDCDRHAVLVLRWFLDATRVAQLAADNQLSLSSTYRYLHEGIDVLAAAPGLPGALLAARTAGHTHVHLDGTVIHTDRSRTPGPTPGVDLWWSGKHHVHGGNVQVLTAPDGWPLWTSPVRPGREHDTTCARGHPGLLDAIEDWTDDTHVVLADLGYDGENTRLTCPFKTPTGSGLSEDKRTVNTLHSAVRAVAERGNSLLKTTFKALRRVSFCPWRIGAITAAALVLLHVEHDRTT; via the coding sequence GTGCTCCCGATCGGGGAGCCCACCGCGTCGTTGCTGTCGCGGCTGTTGGCCGAGGAACGCTTCCGGCGCGGGACTCGCAGCGGGCGTCGGGCGCTGGACTGTGACCGCCACGCGGTGCTGGTGCTGCGCTGGTTCCTCGACGCCACCCGGGTCGCCCAGCTCGCCGCCGACAACCAGCTGAGCCTGTCGAGTACCTACCGCTACCTGCACGAAGGCATCGACGTCCTGGCCGCCGCGCCAGGGCTGCCCGGCGCGCTGCTGGCCGCCCGCACCGCCGGGCACACCCACGTTCACCTCGACGGCACCGTGATCCACACTGACCGCTCCCGCACTCCCGGACCGACCCCGGGAGTGGATCTGTGGTGGTCGGGCAAGCACCACGTCCACGGCGGGAACGTTCAGGTCCTCACCGCGCCTGACGGGTGGCCGTTGTGGACATCCCCGGTGCGCCCGGGCCGCGAGCACGACACCACCTGCGCCCGCGGCCACCCCGGCCTGCTCGACGCGATCGAGGACTGGACCGACGACACCCACGTCGTGCTCGCCGACCTCGGCTACGACGGTGAGAACACCCGCCTGACCTGCCCGTTCAAGACCCCCACCGGCAGTGGGCTGTCGGAGGACAAGCGCACCGTCAACACGCTGCACTCCGCCGTCAGGGCTGTGGCCGAACGCGGGAACTCCCTGCTCAAGACCACCTTCAAGGCGTTGCGCCGGGTCAGCTTCTGCCCCTGGCGGATCGGCGCGATCACCGCCGCCGCGCTCGTTCTCCTCCACGTCGAGCACGACCGAACCACATGA
- a CDS encoding cupin domain-containing protein — MIELNGTTIQTLDEHPMTELPAGGHLMTVVVSVEPNNPGTPAHRHPGPVYGYVLEGEMIVELEGDAPVLKRAGDTIWSRAATASTTRRPIPGTPSSASSCSWPARTEKTC; from the coding sequence GTGATCGAACTCAACGGCACGACGATCCAGACACTCGACGAGCACCCAATGACCGAGCTGCCCGCAGGCGGCCATCTCATGACGGTCGTCGTATCAGTCGAACCGAACAATCCCGGTACACCGGCCCACCGCCACCCCGGACCGGTCTACGGCTACGTCCTCGAAGGCGAGATGATCGTCGAACTCGAGGGCGACGCCCCGGTGCTCAAGCGGGCCGGCGACACGATCTGGAGCCGGGCGGCGACCGCATCCACTACCAGGCGGCCAATCCCGGGAACACCGAGCTCCGCTTCGTCGTGCTCATGGCCTGCAAGGACGGAGAAGACATGCTGA
- a CDS encoding NAD(P)/FAD-dependent oxidoreductase, whose amino-acid sequence MSSILVIGGGFAGVWAAAGAIRARQEAGAAEDAVTVTLIGAADDLAIRPRLYEDDPQGKRVALDRVLGPIGVRRIPGIVTGIDTEARTVSALGRDGSALELSYDRLVLASGSRVLTPLVEGAEHLFDVDTLPAAAALESHVSRLGTVAGGDERFTAVVIGAGFTGLEVVTELPARLRAVAGDRPVRVVLVERADTVGPELGPGPRPEILAALEHAGVELALNVSLQSVDRERAVLSDGTVIPTRTVVWTAGMRASALTELIPGTRDAIGRLEVDEHLRVVGVDGVYAAGDTAAAVAEGGHVVMQSCQHAVPQGKLAGANVGADVLGLPLVPFAPNPYVTCLSLGPYGAVLTTGWDRTVAQTGDEAKKLKHTINSEWIYPPIDDAGAILTLADHRTTWPTEAVQSVSA is encoded by the coding sequence ATGTCAAGTATATTGGTTATCGGCGGTGGTTTCGCCGGGGTCTGGGCCGCGGCCGGGGCGATCCGGGCCCGGCAGGAGGCCGGCGCAGCCGAGGACGCCGTGACCGTGACCCTGATCGGCGCCGCAGACGACCTGGCGATCCGCCCGCGGCTCTACGAGGACGACCCGCAGGGCAAGCGGGTGGCACTCGACCGCGTTCTCGGGCCGATCGGGGTGCGGCGGATCCCCGGCATCGTCACCGGCATCGACACCGAGGCCCGCACGGTCAGCGCGCTCGGCCGTGACGGCTCGGCGCTGGAGCTGAGCTACGACCGCCTGGTCCTGGCCTCAGGCAGCCGGGTGCTGACCCCCCTGGTCGAGGGCGCCGAGCACCTGTTCGACGTCGACACCCTGCCGGCCGCTGCCGCGCTGGAGTCGCACGTGAGCAGGCTCGGCACGGTAGCCGGCGGCGACGAGCGCTTCACCGCCGTTGTGATTGGTGCCGGGTTCACCGGCCTCGAGGTCGTGACCGAGCTGCCGGCCCGGCTCCGCGCGGTCGCCGGCGACCGGCCCGTGCGGGTCGTCCTGGTCGAGCGTGCCGACACGGTCGGCCCCGAGCTCGGCCCCGGGCCCCGCCCGGAGATCCTTGCAGCGCTGGAACACGCCGGGGTCGAGCTGGCGCTCAACGTCTCCCTACAGTCGGTCGATCGCGAGCGGGCCGTCCTGTCCGACGGCACCGTGATCCCCACCCGCACCGTGGTCTGGACCGCCGGGATGCGGGCCAGCGCACTGACCGAGCTGATCCCCGGCACCCGGGACGCGATCGGCAGGCTCGAGGTCGACGAGCACCTGCGGGTTGTCGGGGTGGACGGCGTCTACGCCGCGGGCGACACCGCCGCCGCCGTCGCCGAGGGCGGACACGTGGTGATGCAGAGCTGCCAGCACGCCGTCCCCCAGGGGAAGCTGGCCGGGGCGAACGTCGGAGCCGACGTGCTCGGGCTGCCGCTGGTCCCGTTCGCCCCCAACCCGTACGTCACCTGCCTGAGCCTCGGGCCGTACGGGGCCGTGCTCACCACCGGCTGGGACCGCACCGTGGCCCAGACCGGCGACGAGGCCAAGAAGCTCAAGCACACCATCAACAGCGAGTGGATCTACCCGCCGATCGACGACGCCGGCGCGATCCTCACCCTCGCCGACCACCGCACGACCTGGCCGACCGAGGCGGTCCAGAGCGTCTCGGCCTGA
- a CDS encoding RrF2 family transcriptional regulator, which translates to MRMSQGVEWTLHIVLTLAWLDDDQPVSVGKLAAGHDLPAPYLNKQLQVLAKAEILESVPGSRGGFRLARAASSITLMDVVAAIEGPQEAFRCAEIRQHGVGAALPRSAFGAPCAISISMRRAEMAWRRELASRTIADIRAEVDENAPDAQRLTRSAYDRQPTG; encoded by the coding sequence ATGCGGATGAGCCAGGGCGTCGAGTGGACCCTTCACATCGTCCTAACATTGGCCTGGCTGGACGACGACCAGCCGGTCTCGGTCGGAAAGCTGGCCGCGGGACACGACCTGCCGGCGCCCTACCTCAACAAGCAGCTCCAGGTGCTGGCCAAGGCGGAGATCCTGGAGTCGGTCCCGGGATCGCGCGGCGGATTCCGGCTCGCCCGGGCCGCGTCCTCGATCACGCTGATGGACGTCGTCGCGGCCATCGAGGGCCCCCAGGAGGCCTTCCGCTGCGCGGAGATCCGCCAGCACGGTGTCGGCGCTGCTCTCCCGCGCTCCGCGTTCGGCGCACCGTGTGCGATCAGCATCTCGATGCGCCGAGCGGAGATGGCGTGGCGCCGCGAGCTCGCGAGCCGCACGATCGCCGACATCCGTGCCGAAGTCGACGAGAACGCACCTGACGCCCAGCGCCTCACCCGCAGCGCCTACGACCGTCAGCCCACCGGCTGA
- a CDS encoding GntR family transcriptional regulator, with the protein MASPTSACQLVDEFGVGRSSAREVVQQLACDGLVEVRHGHGIFAADPGPGRRAVAERPRRHLPRPDHRGLRGPPRGRGRPARRGPHRPGGARRLRTMLSERRSLLGRRRLRLRHHRRAVPPGRRRLGQDRPQGDVLIELLDDPSLPDTTGDHEALVAALEVRDADAAALATTPHFDLILRVLRTCGAARRYVNTQTLTLSIRIVRYRPCG; encoded by the coding sequence GTGGCATCACCCACCTCCGCCTGCCAACTGGTCGACGAGTTCGGGGTCGGCCGCTCCTCGGCCCGCGAGGTCGTCCAGCAGCTTGCGTGTGACGGCCTGGTCGAGGTCCGGCATGGCCACGGCATCTTCGCTGCCGACCCCGGGCCCGGCCGACGAGCGGTCGCTGAGCGTCCACGACGGCATTTGCCGCGCCCGGATCACCGGGGTCTTCGAGGTCCACCGCGCGGTCGAGGCCGCCCGGCTCGCCGCGGTCCGCACCGCCCCGGAGGGGCTCGTCGCCTGCGCACGATGCTGTCCGAGCGGCGCTCGCTCCTCGGCCGGAGACGCCTGCGCCTTCGTCACCACCGACGTGCGGTTCCACCGGGCCGTCGTCGCCTCGGCCAGGACCGCCCGCAGGGCGACGTGCTCATCGAGCTCCTGGACGACCCGTCGTTGCCCGACACGACCGGCGATCACGAGGCGCTGGTCGCGGCGCTCGAGGTGCGGGACGCCGACGCCGCGGCACTGGCCACCACGCCGCACTTCGACCTGATCCTCCGCGTGCTCCGGACATGTGGTGCAGCACGCCGGTATGTCAACACCCAAACCTTGACATTAAGTATCCGGATTGTACGGTATAGGCCATGCGGATGA
- a CDS encoding IS1380 family transposase yields the protein MRLGAPDAALTRFSGLAAVTELIDRLGIIDKLDAAVGPIKDRDRGCSAGQMLVGMSAAQLCGEDFLVGLDRHRADTAGQALTPVPGLASTTAAGLARKFIEGQWAAVETGLGDVHTTALDLLAQVDPDRAEQLTADVTIDLDTTDVEVYGRLKQGVAFNHQGQRVARPHVATWADTAVVLAADLGSGRDDPRATSAELFHRALAALPAQARAGRVRVRADAGYFAGQLARAALFVGVEFAIGARRIAPLWRILDGVAADGWTDAIDMTGAQVAVADYCPNWWPAATQLLIRRVRLDLDHGQVSGDPRARRRRTLHPAQRALPLDDLATVAKVDGVFAYSFIVTNLDVSTPAAAAQAEYWYRHRTKVENLFRDTKHGAALRHLPSGHLAVNRAWMWGALLAATTSGWLHHLTARTRDGRLVGHGVRGGQAMIATLRRRLITIPARLVRHARGLTLRLPPGEHLLAEVLARVRALPAPS from the coding sequence GTGCGTCTCGGCGCGCCGGACGCGGCGCTGACCAGGTTCTCCGGGCTGGCCGCGGTGACCGAGCTGATCGACCGGCTCGGGATCATCGACAAGCTCGACGCCGCGGTCGGGCCCATCAAGGACCGCGACCGCGGGTGCAGCGCCGGGCAGATGCTGGTCGGCATGTCGGCGGCGCAGCTGTGCGGGGAGGACTTCCTGGTCGGGCTGGACCGGCACCGCGCCGACACCGCCGGGCAGGCACTCACGCCGGTGCCGGGGTTGGCGTCCACGACCGCCGCCGGGCTCGCGCGCAAGTTCATCGAGGGGCAGTGGGCGGCGGTGGAGACCGGGCTCGGTGACGTGCACACCACCGCGCTGGACCTGCTCGCCCAGGTCGACCCGGACCGGGCCGAGCAGCTGACGGCGGACGTGACGATCGATCTGGACACCACCGATGTCGAGGTTTACGGCCGGCTCAAGCAGGGCGTGGCGTTCAACCACCAAGGCCAGCGGGTCGCCCGCCCGCACGTCGCGACCTGGGCCGACACCGCGGTGGTGCTGGCCGCTGACCTCGGTTCGGGCCGGGATGACCCCCGCGCCACCAGCGCCGAGCTGTTCCACCGGGCGCTGGCCGCGCTCCCCGCGCAGGCGCGGGCGGGGCGAGTCCGCGTGCGTGCGGACGCGGGCTACTTCGCCGGGCAGCTCGCCCGCGCAGCCCTGTTCGTCGGCGTGGAGTTCGCCATCGGCGCCCGACGCATCGCGCCGCTGTGGCGCATCCTCGACGGCGTCGCGGCCGACGGGTGGACCGACGCGATCGACATGACCGGCGCGCAGGTCGCGGTGGCCGACTATTGCCCGAACTGGTGGCCCGCAGCGACCCAGCTGCTGATCCGTCGGGTCCGGCTCGACCTGGACCACGGCCAGGTCTCCGGTGACCCGCGAGCGCGGCGCCGACGCACCCTGCACCCCGCCCAGCGGGCGCTCCCGCTCGACGACCTCGCTACGGTGGCCAAGGTCGACGGGGTGTTCGCCTACTCGTTCATCGTGACCAACCTCGACGTCTCCACACCTGCCGCAGCCGCGCAGGCCGAGTACTGGTACCGCCACCGCACGAAGGTGGAGAACCTGTTCCGCGACACCAAGCACGGCGCCGCGCTGCGCCACCTCCCCTCCGGACACCTCGCGGTGAACCGAGCCTGGATGTGGGGCGCACTCCTGGCCGCCACCACCAGCGGGTGGCTGCACCACCTCACCGCCCGCACCCGCGACGGGCGCCTGGTCGGGCACGGCGTCCGCGGCGGCCAGGCCATGATCGCCACCCTGCGCCGGCGGCTGATCACCATCCCCGCCCGCCTCGTGCGCCACGCCCGCGGCCTCACCCTGCGCCTACCACCCGGCGAGCACCTACTCGCCGAGGTCCTCGCCCGCGTCCGCGCCCTGCCCGCTCCGTCCTGA
- a CDS encoding IS1380 family transposase, whose translation MKKAIGFYSCPDIDTAATAVVSHAGTRLLTETIGKVGLDHALSQALEPWRPRLAVHDPAKVLLDLALTLAAGGDCLSDIALLRAEPALFGPVASDPTVSRTVDRLAADSTAVLAAIDAARATARAKVWALAGSAAPDHQTDAANPLVIDVDATLITAHSDKQGAAPTFKKGFGHHPLWAFCDHGAAGTGEPLAALLRPGNAGSNTATDHVTVIRAALRQLPDHRPGNRPGRKVLIRVDGAGASHELLDWLAGQRLSYSVGFGLSQALVDQLAALPATDWQTALDADREPRPGAWVIEATGLMNLTSWPKGMRVIVRRERPHPGAQLRITDPDGLRYTAFATNTHPGGAGRQLADLELRHRRRARAEDRIRAAKDTGLTNLPLHELDQNRIWQAVVALACEVTAWAQMLAYTDHPARRWEPKRLRLRLFSQPAQRARHARRTVLHLPAHAPWARLLCEGLARLRALAVPG comes from the coding sequence GTGAAGAAGGCTATCGGGTTCTACTCGTGCCCGGACATCGACACGGCCGCGACAGCGGTGGTGTCGCATGCCGGGACGAGGCTGCTGACCGAGACCATCGGCAAGGTCGGGCTCGACCACGCTCTGTCGCAGGCGTTGGAACCGTGGCGGCCGCGGTTGGCGGTGCACGACCCGGCGAAGGTCCTGCTCGATCTCGCGTTGACGCTGGCCGCCGGCGGGGACTGCCTGTCCGACATCGCGCTGTTGCGTGCGGAGCCCGCTCTGTTCGGTCCGGTGGCCTCAGACCCGACGGTCTCCCGCACGGTAGATCGCCTCGCCGCCGACTCGACCGCGGTGTTGGCGGCGATCGATGCCGCCCGCGCCACGGCTCGGGCGAAGGTGTGGGCGCTGGCCGGTTCCGCCGCTCCCGACCACCAGACGGACGCGGCGAACCCGCTGGTCATCGACGTGGATGCCACCCTGATCACCGCCCACTCGGACAAGCAGGGCGCCGCACCGACGTTCAAGAAGGGCTTCGGGCACCATCCGTTGTGGGCGTTCTGCGACCACGGCGCGGCCGGGACCGGTGAGCCTCTCGCGGCGCTGCTACGCCCCGGGAACGCCGGGTCGAACACCGCCACCGACCACGTCACCGTCATCCGGGCGGCGCTGCGCCAGCTCCCCGACCACCGCCCGGGCAACCGTCCCGGCCGCAAAGTTCTGATCCGGGTCGACGGCGCAGGTGCCTCGCATGAGCTCCTCGACTGGCTGGCCGGGCAGCGTCTGTCCTATTCAGTCGGCTTCGGGCTGTCCCAGGCTCTGGTCGACCAGCTCGCCGCGCTCCCGGCCACGGACTGGCAGACCGCGCTCGATGCCGACCGCGAGCCCCGTCCCGGAGCCTGGGTCATCGAGGCGACCGGCCTGATGAACTTGACCTCCTGGCCGAAAGGGATGCGGGTGATCGTCCGCCGCGAGCGCCCGCACCCCGGCGCGCAGCTACGGATCACCGACCCGGACGGGTTGCGCTACACCGCATTCGCCACCAACACACACCCCGGTGGAGCGGGCCGCCAACTCGCCGACCTCGAGCTACGACACCGCCGCCGGGCCCGCGCCGAGGACCGCATCCGGGCGGCGAAGGACACCGGGCTGACCAACCTGCCCTTGCACGAGCTCGACCAGAACCGGATCTGGCAGGCCGTTGTCGCGCTCGCCTGCGAGGTCACCGCCTGGGCGCAGATGCTCGCCTACACCGACCACCCGGCGCGGCGCTGGGAACCGAAACGACTCCGGCTGCGGCTGTTCTCCCAGCCCGCACAGCGAGCCCGGCACGCCCGCCGAACCGTCCTGCACCTGCCCGCCCACGCACCCTGGGCCAGGCTGCTCTGCGAAGGCCTCGCCCGGCTGCGCGCACTCGCCGTCCCCGGCTGA
- a CDS encoding IS5 family transposase (programmed frameshift) produces the protein MPRTAVLTDVQWARLAPLLPSSEGRRGCPFRDDRRVLEGIIYRYRCGLPWRDVPAEFGPWQTLWKRHRRYSGDGTWDHILAALLVEADAAEVLGWAVSVDSTIIRAHQHAATLKRDTGGRIELHESARRTSRHALGRSRGGLSTKIHQLVDGHGRPLVVLLGPGQGGDSPMFPHLMAHLSIARPGPGRPRTRPERVRADKAYSSRAIRRHLRERRIIAVIPEPSDQQGHRKRRGSRGGRPPAFDPVDYRNRNVVECGFCHVKQWRGLATRYDKLALTFRGGAVLKAIVTWLRALGDTP, from the exons GTGCCGCGTACCGCTGTCCTGACTGATGTCCAGTGGGCCCGTCTGGCGCCGCTGTTGCCCTCCTCCGAGGGTCGTCGCGGGTGCCCGTTCCGCGATGACCGCCGGGTGCTCGAGGGGATCATCTACCGGTATCGGTGCGGGCTTCCCTGGCGCGACGTCCCAGCCGAGTTCGGGCCGTGGCAGACGTTGTGGAAGCGGCACCGCCGCTACAGCGGCGACGGCACCTGGGACCACATCCTGGCTGCTCTTCTGGTCGAGGCCGACGCCGCCGAGGTGCTCGGGTGGGCGGTCAGCGTGGACTCCACGATCATCCGTGCCCACCAGCACGCCGCGACCCTCAAGCGCGACACAGGGGGCCGGATCGAACTACACGAATCTGCTCGCCGAACCAGCAGA CACGCGCTGGGACGGTCCCGCGGAGGGCTGTCGACGAAGATCCACCAGCTCGTTGACGGGCACGGCCGCCCGCTGGTGGTCCTCCTCGGCCCCGGCCAGGGCGGCGACTCGCCAATGTTTCCGCACCTGATGGCGCACCTGAGCATCGCCCGACCGGGCCCGGGACGACCCCGGACCCGGCCCGAACGCGTGCGCGCGGACAAGGCCTACTCCTCACGCGCGATCCGCCGGCACCTGCGCGAGCGCCGGATCATCGCTGTCATTCCGGAGCCCTCTGACCAGCAGGGACACCGCAAACGACGGGGCTCACGCGGCGGCCGACCGCCCGCATTCGATCCGGTCGACTACCGAAACCGCAACGTCGTCGAGTGCGGGTTCTGCCACGTCAAGCAGTGGCGCGGGCTGGCCACCCGTTACGACAAGCTCGCCCTGACCTTCCGCGGCGGCGCCGTCCTGAAGGCAATCGTCACCTGGCTCCGCGCATTGGGAGACACACCCTAA